The Athene noctua chromosome 26, bAthNoc1.hap1.1, whole genome shotgun sequence genome has a window encoding:
- the MCAM gene encoding cell surface glycoprotein MUC18 isoform X2 produces MAGGRRAAGLALGWGCCCLLLCCAAASQLEVSMPAVVEVERGSTARIECNFYIPGNDSYTYIQWFYIERSNRVQLCHVVGSEILEENTDYKGRLRVGEDNALSISRVTMQDARTFICQVQAGSHGTGENRTELRVYKVPEAPEITAISGGVSVQSSVIPQIAQCVSRNSFPLPNVTWYKNGEQLQPEEKKVKILATVTRESSGLYTVGSTLFARVTREDRSSLYHCTVHYWLRGQRRAVESRRVNVTVFYPAQHVKLQVMPSSALVKEGDNVKLVCEADGNPAPVFSFYKREMNDSWQDLSSLADSNSGVLNLHDVRKSSSGLYRCQTLDLDDMRQLEKDVELVVNYIEGVHVKMEPSSPLREGDSVRLSCDAHSPVALDYQWRDEKGKKVAEGNQLFLSNLTFETASNFSCKVMAPSVPGLEQSKEVAVAVQGKPRIVAISSPLYVRQDEVVNLTCKAIAFPRPSLHWNVNGTAHEYVENQHIASNLTVRVNHDLLRAGAMCRVSNALGASEKHIQLLDQKTPESKGVIIVAIIVCILVVAVLGSVIYFLHKKGKIPCGRAGKQDIARNTSI; encoded by the exons atggctggggggcggcgggccgccgggctggccctgggctggggctgctgctgcctcctgctctgctgcg CTGCCGCCAGCCAGCTGGAGGTCTCCATGCCGGCAGTGGTCGAAGTGGAgagagggagcacggccaggatCGAGTGCAACTTCTACATCCCTGGAAATGATTCCTATACCTACATCCAGTGGTTCTAC ATCGAACGCAGCAACCGGGTGCAGCTGTGCCATGTCGTGGGCAGCGAGATCCTGGAGGAGAACACGGACTACAAGGGgcgtctgagggtgggggaggacaACGCCCTCTCCATCAGCAGGGTGACGATGCAGGACGCCAGGACCTTCATTTGCCAGGTTCAGGCCGGCAGCCACGGCACGGGCGAGAACCGCACTGAGCTCCGCGTCTACA AGGTCCCCGAGGCCCCCGAGATCACAGCCATCTCAGGAGGCGTCTCTGTGCAGAGCAGTGTGATCCCGCAG ATCGCCCAGTGTGTGAGCAGGAACAGCTTCCCGCTCCCCAACGTCACATGGTACAAGAACGGGGAGCAGCTGCAGCCGGAGGAGAAGA AGGTGAAGATCCTGGCCACGGTGACCCGCGAGTCGAGTGGGCTGTACACGGTGGGCAGCACCCTCTTTGCCCGTGTCACCCGGGAGGACCGCAGCTCCCTCTACCACTGCACCGTGCACTACTGGCTGCGGGGACAGAGGCGTGCCGTGGAGTCGCGGCGAGTCAACGTCACCGTTTTTT ACCCCGCGCAGCACGTGAAGCTGCAGGTCATGCCGTCCTCCGCCCTGGTGAAGGAAGGGGACAATGTGAAGCTGGTCTGCGAGGCCGACGGGAACCCAGCGCCCGTTTTCAGCTTTTATAAGAGAGAG ATGAATGACAGCTGGCAGGACCTGTCCTCGCTGGCAGACTCCAACAGCGGGGTGCTGAACCTGCACGATGtcaggaagagcagcagtggCCTATACAGATGCCAGACCCTGGACTTGGATGATATGAGACAGCTAGAGAAGGATGTGGAGCTTGTTGTGAACT ACATCGAAGGGGTCCATGTGAAGATGGAGCCATCCTCACCCCTTCGGGAAGGGGATAGCGTGAGGCTGAGCTGTGACGCCCATAGTCCCGTGGCCCTGGACTACCAGTGGAGGGATGAGAAG GGCAAGAAGGTTGCGGAAGGGAACCAGCTCTTCCTGAGCAACCTCACCTTCGAAACCGCCAGCAACTTCAGCTGCAAGGTGATGGCACCAAGTGTGccggggctggagcagagcaagGAGGTGGCCGTGGCCGTTCAGG GGAAGCCGCGGATCGTCGCCATCAGCTCCCCGCTGTACGTGCGGCAGGATGAGGTGGTGAACCTGACCTGCAAGGCCATTGCTTTCCCCAGGCCCTCTCTGCACTGGAATGTCAACGGAAcg GCTCACGAGTATGTTGAAAATCAGCACATCGCCAGCAACCTGACAGTGCGCGTGAACCACGACCTGCTGCGGGCAGGAGCCATGTGCAGGGTCTCCAACGCGCTGGGTGCCAGCGAGAAGCACATCCAGCTGCTGG ATCAAAAGACCCCAGAGAGCAAAGGGGTGATCATTGTGGCCATCATCGTCTGCATCCTCGTGGTGGCTGTGCTGGGCTCTGTCATCTACTTCCTGCACAAGAAGGGCAAGATCCCCTGCGGCCGCGCTGGGAAACAGGACAT AGCGAGAAATACATCGATCTGA
- the MCAM gene encoding cell surface glycoprotein MUC18 isoform X1 produces the protein MAGGRRAAGLALGWGCCCLLLCCAAASQLEVSMPAVVEVERGSTARIECNFYIPGNDSYTYIQWFYIERSNRVQLCHVVGSEILEENTDYKGRLRVGEDNALSISRVTMQDARTFICQVQAGSHGTGENRTELRVYKVPEAPEITAISGGVSVQSSVIPQIAQCVSRNSFPLPNVTWYKNGEQLQPEEKKVKILATVTRESSGLYTVGSTLFARVTREDRSSLYHCTVHYWLRGQRRAVESRRVNVTVFYPAQHVKLQVMPSSALVKEGDNVKLVCEADGNPAPVFSFYKREMNDSWQDLSSLADSNSGVLNLHDVRKSSSGLYRCQTLDLDDMRQLEKDVELVVNYIEGVHVKMEPSSPLREGDSVRLSCDAHSPVALDYQWRDEKGKKVAEGNQLFLSNLTFETASNFSCKVMAPSVPGLEQSKEVAVAVQGKPRIVAISSPLYVRQDEVVNLTCKAIAFPRPSLHWNVNGTAHEYVENQHIASNLTVRVNHDLLRAGAMCRVSNALGASEKHIQLLDQKTPESKGVIIVAIIVCILVVAVLGSVIYFLHKKGKIPCGRAGKQDITKPEARKDKIVVEVKSDKLSEEAGLLQGANGEKRPAADQSEKYIDLRK, from the exons atggctggggggcggcgggccgccgggctggccctgggctggggctgctgctgcctcctgctctgctgcg CTGCCGCCAGCCAGCTGGAGGTCTCCATGCCGGCAGTGGTCGAAGTGGAgagagggagcacggccaggatCGAGTGCAACTTCTACATCCCTGGAAATGATTCCTATACCTACATCCAGTGGTTCTAC ATCGAACGCAGCAACCGGGTGCAGCTGTGCCATGTCGTGGGCAGCGAGATCCTGGAGGAGAACACGGACTACAAGGGgcgtctgagggtgggggaggacaACGCCCTCTCCATCAGCAGGGTGACGATGCAGGACGCCAGGACCTTCATTTGCCAGGTTCAGGCCGGCAGCCACGGCACGGGCGAGAACCGCACTGAGCTCCGCGTCTACA AGGTCCCCGAGGCCCCCGAGATCACAGCCATCTCAGGAGGCGTCTCTGTGCAGAGCAGTGTGATCCCGCAG ATCGCCCAGTGTGTGAGCAGGAACAGCTTCCCGCTCCCCAACGTCACATGGTACAAGAACGGGGAGCAGCTGCAGCCGGAGGAGAAGA AGGTGAAGATCCTGGCCACGGTGACCCGCGAGTCGAGTGGGCTGTACACGGTGGGCAGCACCCTCTTTGCCCGTGTCACCCGGGAGGACCGCAGCTCCCTCTACCACTGCACCGTGCACTACTGGCTGCGGGGACAGAGGCGTGCCGTGGAGTCGCGGCGAGTCAACGTCACCGTTTTTT ACCCCGCGCAGCACGTGAAGCTGCAGGTCATGCCGTCCTCCGCCCTGGTGAAGGAAGGGGACAATGTGAAGCTGGTCTGCGAGGCCGACGGGAACCCAGCGCCCGTTTTCAGCTTTTATAAGAGAGAG ATGAATGACAGCTGGCAGGACCTGTCCTCGCTGGCAGACTCCAACAGCGGGGTGCTGAACCTGCACGATGtcaggaagagcagcagtggCCTATACAGATGCCAGACCCTGGACTTGGATGATATGAGACAGCTAGAGAAGGATGTGGAGCTTGTTGTGAACT ACATCGAAGGGGTCCATGTGAAGATGGAGCCATCCTCACCCCTTCGGGAAGGGGATAGCGTGAGGCTGAGCTGTGACGCCCATAGTCCCGTGGCCCTGGACTACCAGTGGAGGGATGAGAAG GGCAAGAAGGTTGCGGAAGGGAACCAGCTCTTCCTGAGCAACCTCACCTTCGAAACCGCCAGCAACTTCAGCTGCAAGGTGATGGCACCAAGTGTGccggggctggagcagagcaagGAGGTGGCCGTGGCCGTTCAGG GGAAGCCGCGGATCGTCGCCATCAGCTCCCCGCTGTACGTGCGGCAGGATGAGGTGGTGAACCTGACCTGCAAGGCCATTGCTTTCCCCAGGCCCTCTCTGCACTGGAATGTCAACGGAAcg GCTCACGAGTATGTTGAAAATCAGCACATCGCCAGCAACCTGACAGTGCGCGTGAACCACGACCTGCTGCGGGCAGGAGCCATGTGCAGGGTCTCCAACGCGCTGGGTGCCAGCGAGAAGCACATCCAGCTGCTGG ATCAAAAGACCCCAGAGAGCAAAGGGGTGATCATTGTGGCCATCATCGTCTGCATCCTCGTGGTGGCTGTGCTGGGCTCTGTCATCTACTTCCTGCACAAGAAGGGCAAGATCCCCTGCGGCCGCGCTGGGAAACAGGACAT CACAAAGCCAGAGGCTCGTAAAGACAAGATTGTAGTTGAAGTTAAGTCAGATAAACTTTCCGAAGAGGCGGGGCTCCTGCAGGGTGCCAACGGCGAGAAGAGACCCGCCGCCGACCAG AGCGAGAAATACATCGATCTGAGAAAATAG